CTCGAAAACACCGAGAACATGCTTCTGGACCTCCCTTCGCTTTTCTTGCAAGAGAAGGTGAGTGTCAGGGATGCAAGGAGTGGTGCGCAGTATCTACTATCTAGACCCTTTTGTCACAGAGAGAGAGGAGGTCCATGGGAAATTGCCAAGCAGCTGCAAGAAAATGTCTTCACTCTTGATCTGCCTCTGTTGTTAAATGTAGGCGATTGCTACTTGACGTGGTTAACATGTCTGCAACCTGAGGAACTGCAGCCATTTAGCAGCAATATATTTTGGCTTATTATCATATTTAGGGAGGCGAAGTTTGGCTCCATTAACGGAGAGGTTAGGTCATATGCTTCATCTTGAAGGAAACGAAAGTGATATTTAACAGCAACTTAGAACTTCAAAGCTCATGGTAGCATCGAAACCCTCCATCCCTCTTTTCTCCAGTAAGAGTACGTCATGCTGACGAGGGCAAAGgattattaaatttgttaaaatatttaattttattgattcatgttttatttgttacaaaaatattacaattctttatatggaaaaatattaacaataatattggatagaaaaaataaatataaaacctattcctttcaaataaaaaaaaaactagaaaatcataataatataaaataaaaaaataaaattaactaagaaaaatatttattttttttaaaaaagcttatgCACCTATCTCTCTTGGATTGGAAgtaacttttcaaaaaattcaaaccttAACAAACATTTTTATATGTGTGATTTATACTATTTTAGGTCTTTAACACCTTTATGTTAGCTATTCCATCATGAGTTTCTCATACAATACATATATGTGAGTAGCCTcattaggggtgttcacggtccggttcggtccggttttaacttaaaaatacaaccaaaccgaaaaatagtattttatatattaacaacCCGGACCGAAccgagaaccggttcaaaccgaaccggttttgttcggttcgggtcggttttttagcaaaaaaacccaaaaaaaccgGATTGTTCCATGGTAACAGCGATAATCATTGTTCACTCGCTTCCCTTTGATAATGACTATTGTCTGCCAAAACCGACCCTTCTGCTTCTGGATTTGTTCTTTGCAAGGGTAATCAAATAAGTTCAAGAAGATGACAGCAGAGCCAAGaaccacaaccaccaccactCAAAGCCTAAACAAACTTCATCAGAAGAGATACTCTACAGTCCACATCCTTTTTCCTTCCTACCAAAACTGCAATCCAAACCTTCTGAACTTTCCACAAATGGCTTGAAATCTAATACAAAGCTCCGTTGTCTCCACTTCCCTTAACCTCCCTTCGAATTTTTCAACAAAACCTGCCTCTGCAAAAACTCCAAAATTCCCCCTCTTTTTTCTTAGAAACGGGTGTGTTAAAGATTTGAGGCTTGTATATAGCAAAATCTTGTGACTATGGTTTCGAAGGGGCTTGAGCAATTAAGGTTAGTGTTTCTTGTGTTAAGGATTGAAGATGAGGGGGATGGGGTGGGGTGGTTGAGAAGGGGGAAAGGGAAATGGAAGCGAAGTGAAGGCTGGAAATGAGGGGGGGGGGGCGGCTGGAAATGAGGGGGCGgttgttttttatactttttttaaaccggttcggtttgggtcggtttaatcggtttaagttgttttaaaccggaaccgaaccggaccaagtgaattttttttattttttaatcggtttattcggtttttttatcggttcggttttttcggttaattttttctctgttttttcggtttaatcggttgatcggtttttttgaacacccctaagcctcatcataaattcataacataatatttttatataggttACCCCATCATGAGTCACACCAATAACAATAATTGACATAAATAGAAACAACACACTAGttcttgaacatattttttctaagaaaaatctCCCTATTCTCTCCTACACAAGCACATAATGTTCTCCAATGTCTTTCAACCATGGTTATTCAACAACATACAAGAACTAACTACTATAAATCATTAAGTTCTAATACATGTTCTCTGTGACctccaataaaaaataccaaaaattatTAGGCTCTTATACCAACTGACACATAACTCTAATACCAACTAACTTAGATAGGGTTTAATGATAGTATGTTTTTTTACAAGTCaaattacttaaaaattaagaacatcATTGTTATTATGAACTttcaaaatacttaattttattcattatgtCTTTACTTACCAAACAACTATTACaactctttatataaaaaaaaaaatagaaaacacttaTAATAATATTGgataagaagaataaaataaaataaaaactattccttccaaataagaaaaaatctagaaaaatataataatacaaaataaaaaaatctacaaacaTCTTTATGCATGTGATTCACTCTATCCTAAATCCCTAATATATTGTGTTGGCTACccatatcatgaattcctaacccAATATCTTTGTATGAATCATTTCATCataaatttataacataaaaccTTTGTATAGATCACCTATTCTAAATCATactattaaaattttcaataacaattacctcaaataaaaacaattaattaattcaaaaatatcttttttccaAGGAGAAATTTCCTCATCCTTTTTTACACAAGCACGTTATATTCCGTGATTTCTTCCAACAATGATTTTTCAACATCACACAATTATCTATTAAAAATCATTGAGCTTTGATACATGTTTTACACAACCTCCAATCAAAATCAACGGAAATTATTAAGCTTTGATATCAATTGACACATAGCTGTAATACCACAACAAGAGTGATTAATAACAAAGTTTATTACAAATCAaaccacttaaaaaaacaagaacatcaTTGCTATGAGAAGACTTTCAAAATACTTAGAAGGCTCAcaaccttttatatataaaaaatattcctttcaaataaataaataaaaaaacttagaaaatataacaatacaaaatataaaaaaattaacgaagaaaattatttatttttccaaaacctTCAATAGTAGTAGCAACCATACAACCCCACAAACcttataaactaaacaaatccTTTCTGAATAAAACGCATGGCACCAGAACAAGAATTTGTAAACTGCTAAATGCTAATCATACCATGAGAGACTGGAAAATTTCATTGTGATAACGAACCATTTACAGGGAAGCCAAAAGATTATTCCAATACACAAGGCTGCTCAATCTGTTCCTCAAGGATACAAGACATTATTACAAGTGTGTGTCATGCCAATTAGATCACTGTAGTAGAGGGTTGTTTTCCGTACATTGAGCATGGAGAGACTGCTGGGTTGCTCAGTCAACTGGGACTTCGACCTCCAGTTTTAGGCCAGAATTTCCAAAAACCTGCCTCGCATACAAAGCAAAATCCATCATTGAATAGCTCAAAAGGATATTGCAAGGAACATGTAGACTGGATCGGACCATTTAGGTGGGTTTCTACATGAAATTACCAGATACGATGATCTTAACTTAGCATCATGCTCATGCGTGTCAATAGAGAAAACTTAGAAATTTTAGAGCGGGACAACTAAGGAAAACCAAGCATTTTTGTTCTTCAACCCTCGGTTGCCTTTTCACTCAAAAGagagtagaaaaagaaaagagtaaataataataataataaacaattgaAGACCTAAAACTATATACAAGAACTCAAGATGAAATGTACACTGCTGCGTTAGTCTAGTCTCTATTACAGGTTTTCTCACATCAAAACTTCACTAAAAGGAAGAACAACCCCCACCCTCTTCCTCCTTTCccacaaataaataatatagaataaattaaacgaagaaaaagaaaactgagACATGAAAATTCCAACCCATTCTTAAGACGGCTAAAAGTATTTGCTGGTAGAAaagacaataataattaaaatccatTACTGAGAAAGGAGCATCCTAGCCAACGACCACCCAAGGTCTCTAGAAAAAATACAGGACTAAACGCCAGAAAAATAGCACTCGAATGAACAGCATGGGAATAGACAGTTACAGACAGCAGGATGGCCTGTAAGATCAACAGGAATTTCATGCTGTATGAGCCCTGAATACCAAAGTTCTTAAGATAGTGCGATCTCTTTGTGCTTATCTGGGAATGCAGCAGCATTACAAAATAATGCAGTTTGAACTATCTTCCAAACATTGATATTTATGGCAACTTTTAGAGTCTAAGATTCGCACTGAATTATTCTGTAATTTTCTAAGAATAAAATATCAGTTCTAAATCCCTTACGAGGGCACACAGGCCTTTCCAACCCCCTGAATTATCTTACCCTTGTATTCATAAAAATCTGCCAATGCTAGCTAACACATGTTTTAGCAAAGAAAGGTACAGAAGATAATGTAATATGTAGCTTTCGTGTGGATGATCCTCGCAACAACTCTTTATTCTACcagtcaaaataaaattaatcaaatttcatTTCTAACCTATTGGTGCTGATAGAGATGCATGTATCCTCGCTCTCTTCGACTCTACTCTTTTGTTAGTCAATAAGaagtaaatcaaattaattaattaaatttcatttaattgtaATAAGAAATACTGTATTCTAGACAATTAAGTTAGCAGAagtaaatacaaataaaatgtaaaacacCTTAATAAAGTCATCCAGCATTAAGTATGATTCCCTTGTGTAACCCGCCTCCTTCAAAACTTGGAGCAAGACTTTCTGCAGGACAAATGAGAGAAAGTGCAAGGAATTAATTATGCTAGTGTGATATCTGAAGAAACAGTGACATGTGGCAGCAACACAAAATTACTCATGCTATGTTTTTACCTAAAATAGTAGCAAAAAAGGTCCAGATAAATACCAATATATTAACAATATAGATGCTAGCATATAGATGATTCCCTCGTTCGAACAAATTGCAAATTTCAAAATAACCAGccataaagaaatattaaatcaagtggAAACCATCATAAAACATGATGATCTCATTAAAGGAAATGGATCAATATGATGGTCATCAGCCAGACAGACATTGAATTAACTCCTTTCAAATAAGTCATGACCTGATCATTTCATCCCTTAATGACAAAGACACCATCTACAATAATTCCCAAACATTCATCTATAATGTCTTTCATAAATGATTTCATGCATTATGAACTTTCGGGATATTTGCTGCAAATATCAAACCTCAAATCTTATGGTGTTGCAAATAGCAGGATCAGATAACAGAACAGGAAGTGTTTGGTTATACCTCTCTTTGCTCATTGGACATGAATACACCAGATAAATCCTGAAGAACTTCTAGTATGTCGTTGAAAGATATTTTTCCATTCCCATCCGAGTCATATACTTTGAAAATAACTGGGACAAAGACATTCAATAATATTAGAATAACACCAAAAACAGCAGAACATTTACCTTTCTTCAGAGTTAGGACAATAAATATTCTCAATCAACATGGAAATGGCAACCCAAAATGAAAGAATGGCAAGGGTAAAAGGTGCATTATGCATGTAATACACGTAATGCTGGCCTAACTGGATAAATTCCATCATATTAACAActaattcctctttttttttttttttttttttccaatcataaAGCTCTCAAAACAAGTTTAACATGACTAATATGTCTTACAAGTCACCACATGCTTTCTCTAGTCCTCATAACACATCTATAAACTATTTAGTTTACTCCCACCTACAAGGTAAAACCAATAGAAACAAATCATCATGAATAAGTTGTGATCAAATTCAAATATTGTAAAATCAAGGTATCAAATACTTACGTGTGATTTTCTGCTCCATATTTGCTTTAGCAGAGAAAGCAGATAAGAAGGCAACGAAGTCCTTGAAGTTCAAGCCATCAAGCATTTTAAGCAGCCTCTGCAAGAAGCCAGAAATCCACCCATGCTCTCAACATAaaatgaacaaagaaaaaaaaaacataaattcaatgTCCAGTTAGTTCtccattaattaatataaacttGGGCCAAAAAGATTACCTGAGAGAGTGGATTCATTGCAAACTCAGGCACTGATAAGAATTCATCAGCTGAGATAAACCCCTTTGCATTTCGATCTAGCTGGCAAAACCTTTGATACAGTGACACTATTTCTTGCTGGGAGACTaaatttctcaataaaaaaaaacaccaaattgagagctaaaacatcaaaataacataagtAGAGAGACGGAGAAAcaagataaggaaaaaacaacatTACATAGATTATGGCAGTGTAGTTGAACCTCTTCTAAGTCATACTGAGTTAGCATTGACGAGGCTGTCCCCATTGAATCTtcaccaagaaaaagaaaaagaaaaaatctacaaatttaaataaagaaaaggaccATTTCATAGATAACAAGTTACCGATACCCAttaaccaaaacacaaatttcaagccagtaataatcatataaatcatACCCATAAAACCCCAAATTGGAAATTCCAACAAAAATTCAGCCCGTCTTTTCATCATTTATGATTcagtgaaaaaacaaacaattcagACAAAGAATCAGTATACTGAGTTTTAAAGCATGAAACTTTTTCCCGACAACCAAACAAGCGGAACGAAAAGAGAGAGACCTGAGAGTGAAGCAGAGATGGGTGAACCGATTGGAGGATGGAATGGATAGAGAAGGATTGCggaggtgtgtgtgtgtgtagaagACAGGGGAAGGGAGGGGAGGGGCAGAGCAAGGCAGGGATGgctttttgggtttattttacTTGGTCATCATCGATGCTTGAAAACCCGACCGGATTTAACAAAGCATTATTATTCCATTCCCCTAATTGACTGATTGCTTGCTGACGAGGAATTTTATGTTCATGCTAATCCCCAGATCCATATGAGTAGCAGTTCACTATGtctctaacttttttttcttttaatgataaatttattatacaataaaaaaaaactaattctcctggaaatatttatttaatgatgaaattaccATGGCAGAAATACCTTTTAACTATATTGGagttatatgatatttttattatcacataattattttttatatatgcgtTTAGGATTGTTCAGTCACCAAACACTATCTTTCATGACAACGTTTAAAAGAATTCAGTATCCTTTATACGATGAGCTGATGCGTGTCCTTAAAGCTTCTCAAGTTTGGTGTCCATgaccattttctctctcttttcctttctctcCACCTCGAATTCTATGACAAccctttaaaaaatttcaaaccagtccttgcaatttatttttccttcacatttagtatttgttctttttattactatttttttttaaatttgaatagtCTATAAaatcacaattgtttttttaatttcacccttggtttttaatctttcaaatttagtctctatttttttattgttatttattttgtttgggtctatttataaaattgttattttatatataatttcattatccttgagttttttttttttatcaacttttatcctcgtttttttttattattttttcttcttttgcaagtttttttactaatattttttcaagatttcatcttcaaaaataaattagttgtgAATTATGTTTCATGATAGAACTCGAATCTAGAATTTTACAGATTATGAGTTTTAGAGATAAGACTAGGTTTATAAGGTTCACCCGagcttgcttcttcttcttcttttttttttttttaagttaatgtttttttttttttagttttactttgttcttttttatagtTTGCCTTCTATAAAGTTAGCCTTAGGTTCATGACTAGGATCACCGGTTTTGAAGATTAACACAgtttgaatttatgtttttttgtcctttttaaattgatttattttaattttatcattcaatttttttttgttgtattttttatgagattatctcaatcttatgcTTATGGTCGTGGATTATGTGAATTTACTCGGTTTAACATGgttcttctatattttttttttttacagttttatttttcaatatttgattgtttgGTAATCTAGATGGTCTCAGGTCTGGTTCTTTTAccaatttttcattgttttttccctcggtttatttattattgttgctttttttttttcctgttcatattatttaaattattgattgaaCCAATGACTCAGGTCTCAAATATTTTTAccatattattcttttttacttaaaaaaacaattacatggCTTGCGACGAAGCGTCGGAAACAAatctagtatatttttaaattagtatatgTTAACCAAGATCAAGttatttacaaataattttatttaatatatctttttaaatattaattttaaggtaGAAAATGATATCTTCAAATATTAAGCTTGCGACGAAGCGTGGgcttaattatgaaaaaaataaagtttggaggccatttaaggacttaattgtaGATTCTCAAGGCTAAGGACCAAACTGTAGTGGCATGTAATTTTAGGGGTAGAAATTAGTCAAATCAAGGGCCAAATTAAAaggaattgaaattttaatggtcaattaaggaTGAAACTGAACAAATTGAAAACCAAGGACTCGTCTATAAAAGACGTTGAGCTCTAAGGttgatatttgaatttgataGGGGTGCAattgtatataattaaaagttaGGAGACAATTATAGGTGCAACTAAAAGGAATGGGAATAGTAgagaccaaaattaaaaaaaaccttaattccTAGGGTTTAACCAAGACAACATGTCATTCACCCACTGTTCATCTCTGTCCTTAAAATTTTTGGATGATTGAGTAAACATAATTAGGGAAATGAATGTGGTGTCTCCGACCATTTTAGGGGTTGTAACTACCACcaattaaattgagaaacacCTCATCTACAACCTCATGCCTATAAAATTGGAGATTTACATCCCAATTCTTCCACAAAAGTCTCCAATATCTTGTTTGCGATTAGCTTCCTTGCATTTTTAGATTTTGGGCTAATTGAGTTGGCACATTTGAACAAATGAATGCGAAGCCACAAACCTTCAAATTAAGCAAGGTTGGATCTAAATGAAATGTGTGACATCCTCTACCAACTTCAGGTGGTTTCCTATGAAATTTACATTAGAGTTGCTCTGGAAAAACTTCGAAAATGGTTAACTCAATCAACCTTGACAAtgacatatatttttcaaaaaccacccatttttttgtgtgttcatacTTAAAGCTTTTCAAAGGATTCTTATCAATGGCTTTAAAGCTTctcttttaaaatcaaaaggtCATAAATAGCTATCTAAGTCTAGCAAAACCATCAAACACcctaaaatcaaaatcacaattGCAAAACCAACCTAGTACAAGAGCTTTCAAATGTTAGCTTTTGTCCAGAACCCTCTTACTTTGATTAAAGGGGTAAACTTTGATCAATCTTTGAGGGAATTCACCaagaaaacctagaaaaaccctataaataccctTGGAAATcagaggagaaagaaaggagaagaaaacatGGGGAAATACTTTGTTAATAGACCTAACATAGAAGGTCTAAAAAGCtttggaaagaaaagaagtgaaagggaaagaagaaaagaaaataatacaaaaaagaacAATCTATAGTTAGTAAGCTTAAAGAAGGTATAACAATGTATAAACTCAAGGGTGAAGTCCATGTGGCCTTTCCATTCATGCTTTCTTAAtgtttaaaccttttttttaatggttttttttttttaacttgttttaatattatgatgttttttagttttgttttgattaatacataaaaaatgtttttattctttaaatctAGTTTAGAGTTGTTGTTGATGTTATTGAGTGTCAAGACAATATGtttatgattgattttgataaaataaggTAGTTTTGGATTCTACCAAAGGGTGACAATGGATGTTTGAtgtcttttctgttttgttagTATATGTTTTTGGTTTCTGAGCATGATTTGGGTTTCAATTTTGAATcgaattttgatgtttttgttggcTATCATTAGAGCTATAATTATGAAGTTGGAATTTAATACATGTTTgtgataatttgatatttttttgttagttttttggGTTCAACCATGCTTGGTATTGATAATATAGTTTGTGAGGATAAAAAACAATGTGTTTAGAGGCGTAAAAGGCTAAATCTAGGTTTCAacattaattcttaaatttttggattttttttagattctagGTTTATGCTTTTCGCATGAATTTTGCACTAGCctcttgtttttgaattgttttgggTTAATTGTTGGCGCAAACATGTTAGCTTGTCATCTTTACCAAATAATATAGGGTTAAAATGCATCAATAACATTTATTCATGCATTTAGATTCTAGGGTTTTTTCAACTACccaaatatattttgatcaaatcgtagcttttaattattaataaaagaaaatgaatgtgTTGATTCTTGATCTATGCATgattacaaataaaatcttaCCCTTTATTGCAAAAAGACATGTCTTGTTTGTTATTTGTGTTTGCTGGGTTTCAATTTGAATGTTTATCATGTTCTTGgtgtttgatatatttttattagaaatttttatgtttttgtttgttttttttagtttttatctaTTTCTAATTTAACTATATGTTTTGCTTTAGTTTCGGGTCAAACCATAGTTTTTGGTTCGGTTCAGGGTTGAACCAATGTTTTCGAGTCAACCCGATTGATTTTTTAAGGTCAGGTACtaaggttttgtttggtttgttattgttttttataagaaatttttttgccTAAAGGGTTTTTTGGCAAACACACATTCAGATCaattttgacaattttaaataaaaatgattttgtttttccaaataGGCCCccaataaattccaaaaaattaaaaaaacatttaaagaccaatttaaaattatttatgggtcctttgcatgtttttttcaataattttatttaatatcaaggTTGTAAACTTATACTCTAAGATGTTGACctattattaaaatactcgCTTTTCATCGAAaacctcaaatatttttataaaattctctcttttaaaaaaatatgttttatttggtATGCATACaaccaagtctctcaaaaaaataaaaaaaaataaaacgtattttggcttaaaacaaaatataaaaaagacatgGTATGATTtggaaattgttttatatacaaaaaaattaaaaatatc
This region of Populus alba chromosome 3, ASM523922v2, whole genome shotgun sequence genomic DNA includes:
- the LOC118037857 gene encoding uncharacterized protein isoform X2, which codes for MGTASSMLTQYDLEEVQLHCHNLFSQQEIVSLYQRFCQLDRNAKGFISADEFLSVPEFAMNPLSQRLLKMLDGLNFKDFVAFLSAFSAKANMEQKITLIFKVYDSDGNGKISFNDILEVLQDLSGVFMSNEQREKVLLQVLKEAGYTRESYLMLDDFIKVFGNSGLKLEVEVPVD
- the LOC118037857 gene encoding uncharacterized protein isoform X1: MGTASSMLTQYDLEEVQLHCHNLFSQQEIVSLYQRFCQLDRNAKGFISADEFLSVPEFAMNPLSQRLLKMLDGLNFKDFVAFLSAFSAKANMEQKITLIFKVYDSDGNGKISFNDILEVLQDLSGVFMSNEQREKVLLQVLKEAGYTRESYLMLDDFIKSRVEESEDTCISISTNRFLEILA
- the LOC118037857 gene encoding uncharacterized protein isoform X3 translates to MGTASSMLTQYDLEEVQLHCHNLFSQQEIVSLYQRFCQLDRNAKGFISADEFLSVPEFAMNPLSQRLLKMLDGLNFKDFVAFLSAFSAKANMEQKITLIFKVYDSDGNGKISFNDILEVLQDLSGVFMSNEQREKVLLQVLKEAGYTRESYLMLDDFIKSRRERGYMHLYQHQ